The following proteins come from a genomic window of Plutella xylostella chromosome 22, ilPluXylo3.1, whole genome shotgun sequence:
- the LOC105382734 gene encoding uncharacterized protein LOC105382734 isoform X6 — protein sequence MDESKHSLGESTTGDKINEHNDSKQFDKVMEERIENVPQEHRKKRLQGSKLPVFYSSNSSVDHSGHTLGANKKKRKSIEDAHLGKKTKPTRIPRPKKCITRKSSIHSLQKHVEEAEKNVVRVHRLCLCSEDGRPYNSWPIGLAKEPTSSRPIPNITSTYRRTIASEQINDWLRENVSNPNMVPRGATNSAHSYIDDTNLGSTGAPEYYLDVKTINSKLLHKCAKKQKTNTTRENEVEPIRQDQDLETKTAENTKNINEKKASIETVPSEVEQNTTDFERDGHVIDVVGSSWTETGIENREDDLTEKPSDYSDCYQQRYETPITAFMAETCNTSIKNNVSHERSNYSGQSRFSKFKYKCWYCRQNGNGEGSIFRRRNNTRGINRRRFNFNFMKARTVSHNWIKRRPFYKTFNQKSVWKEIGSQTPAACLRDRSINCYILNTKSRVSAYVVKKASPVISAAISLGDPQSLVSSNETLDSNMNNATEIILSDETSKNMESLQLSTKSHSDEIERNISSDNEDNLVRSTHEDFEDITTENFLTLSNQEITTSSNENLKMNGSPTAYSKNTSIDLAITNIPLFIEKPLVIHNSMEQTNSSLINSTPLAPDIVLPLCHDISCNKVFCKPSMSNEPIKAENPQLTVEKHEIEPYDSTLEKANEANFLIIPDCRNKSITVIPEIADKSTNMFVEANDMELRPSKFSFSSSFKSIADVETSVTTLNETNMHVITNTKNINVPSHFKLNKRSLFSSTLQVLSNEEIKNRKVKRKDKKTRCKPKKEKVGFKMDDSEKNQDIKTRNSKPILNESFITSDKDINAVPILVDKITYIESRDLLVTTTREQSSKIVPTEDMGNKSMNDSDKNITLSIDLKLCHRKDNKNVHKLKNIRNSTVNYQHQSSNTPLSRKQHFSYANSLITSNQDQVHSSRINPINTLKYNDDKLKQSEETPKSNLLSDYNNRHNEINPLNDDKESLCLKDIYTFASTHRLKANKKRRNRRDMTEPNATATLFSYPIPDSKYVDKQNQSTSAMVDNSTSGMFNATFESAIQTNEEPRKKETLIEIQKDKQIHVSVLGEPKIVVVGVNLAAAPDHRKKRSKMTACKATEQSVTSFHQSERSDESSRKSFEDSRNREENILKAFVEPTPGESIQIPTKLQNENLKTYSNDECYLPLLISADRISTSPDYRLSSFMDESSFQHKFTQMLSFPNTGFAASISNREGQKVSEKIPKSVIKADPLLLCQTHKKLIVLHSINFTMNPFTSTNKPKQISDDLTNNKAEPMTESINKNVRYHTKRKSNRIDLKRFDKKIKFDKLLAAKVEPDKMFIPSKLGTDPIVARLKATNRIRKNKMASRRVMLRSTKLRSDRKKLAQLFGKRRSVVEVVAAAVPPAAGAPTAVDEEEWEFEEEEEEEWPHPPWLPHPEPIFKTNVEFLNSFFTTHKAELIRFALNKSFIDLRTQMKRIHLYQHNLKELSIMMSEGVTELEVLKEPESIIPSAVMGFGQPAVPPPPTGHRGCIQRQRALETNLDAVTTLFTCDRADTCSCNSHSNLIGKRLILNLDSMNTMFTSCKPNLKACVCGPPPDNRYKQWPIYSLTEIKTYRGFGDKFGLKEAAESLSSEDEESDTESSDSSCDLCSEPSEHKITNKVDDSVPNKEQKIKKRVTYCLPDEDESINNENETQNTTTTTRYQHKIIKSFHNVKKKSKEQNIWDIPNLKLNPFPIIEVETMFMKSLRSQLTKKNFQGRPRIKRLLYPA from the exons ATGGATGAAAGCAAACACAGTTTAGGGGAATCCACTACAGGCgacaaaataaatgaacacAATGACTCCAAACAGTTCGACAAAGTTATGGAGGAACGAATAGAAAATG TTCCACAAGAACACAGGAAGAAGCGATTACAGGGAAGCAAATTACCAGTATTTTATAGCTCAAATTCTTCTGTTGATCATTCAG gCCACACTTTGGgggcaaacaaaaaaaaaagaaaaagcatAGAAGACGCGC ATTTAGGTAAAAAGACAAAGCCAACTCGTATACCGCGTCCAAAAAAGTGTATAACACGAAAATCATCGATACATTCCTTACAAAAACATGTTGAAGAGGCTGAGAAAAACGTGGTGCGAGTCCATCGACTCTGTCTGTGCTCGG AAGACGGCCGCCCATACAATTCTTGGCCTATCGGTTTGGCGAAAG AGCCAACCAGCTCGCGGCCGATCCCCAACATCACCAGCACTTACAGAAGAACAATAGCGAGCGAACAAATTAATG ATTGGTTGCGGGAAAATGTAAGCAATCCGAACATGGTGCCACGTGGAGCCACCAACTCAGCTCATAGCTACATTGATGACACTAATTTGGGCAGTACAG gtgCCCCAGAATATTACTTGGATGTAAAAACAATTAACTCAAAATTACTCCACAAATGTGCTAAAAAACAGAAAACTAATACCACAAGAGAAAATGAAGTGGAACCAATACGACAAG ACCAAGACCTCGAAACTAAAACCGCAGAAAATACCAAAAATATCAATGAAAAGAAAGCGTCGATTGAAACGGTGCCCTCAGAGGTTGAACAAAATACTACCGACTTCGAAAGAGATG GTCACGTGATAGACGTGGTAGGCAGCAGCTGGACCGAGACCGGCATCGAGAACCGCGAGGACGATCTCACTGAGAAGCCGAGTGACTACTCTGATTGCTATCAACAAC GGTATGAGACCCCGATTACTGCATTTATGGCCGAAACATGCAACACTtccattaaaaataatgtttccCACGAAAGATCTAACTATTCAG GCCAATCCCGTTTCTCAAAGTTCAAGTATAAATGCTGGTATTGTCGGCAAAATG gaaaTGGAGAAGGCAGCATATTCCGACGAAGAAACAATACAAGAGGTATCAATCGAAGGCGTTTCAATTTCAACTTCATGAAGGCTAGAACTGTATCGCATAATTGGATTAAAC gtCGTCCTTTCTACAAAACGTTTAATCAGAAATCTGTGTGGAAAGAGATCGGATCACAGACGCCAGCGGCTTGCCTCCGTGATAGAA GTATAAATTGTTACATTCTCAATACGAAATCAAGAGTTTCAGCATACGTTGTCAAGAAGGCCAGTCCTGTTATAAGTGCTGCGATATCACTAGGTGATCCACAATCTTTGG TTTCATCTAACGAAACATTAGATTCGAATATGAATAACGCAACTGAAATAATATTAAGCGATGAGACATCGAAAAATATGGAAAGTTTACAACTTTCTACAAAATCACATAGCGATGAAATAGAACGGAACATTTCCAGTGACAATGAAGATAACTTAGTAAGATCTACCCATGAAGATTTCGAAGATATAACAACGGAAAACTTCTTGACATTAAGTAACCAAGAAATCACAACATCCTCTaacgaaaatttaaaaatgaatggCAGCCCAACGGCTTATTCAAAAAATACTAGCATTGATTTAGCCATCACTAATATTCCtctatttattgaaaaacctTTAGTCATACACAACAGTATGGAACAAACCAACAGTTCTCTAATAAATTCAACTCCATTAGCTCCTGATATTGTGCTACCTTTATGCCATGATATTTCTTGTAACAAAGTATTTTGTAAACCTTCCATGAGCAATGAGCCTATCAAAGCAGAAAACCCTCAACTGACTGTTGAGAAACATGAAATAGAACCCTACGATTCCACATTGGAAAAAGCAAATGAAGCAAATTTTTTGATAATTCCTGATTGTCGAAATAAGAGCATTACAGTAATTCCAGAAATAGCAGATAAATCAACAAACATGTTTGTAGAAGCAAATGATATGGAATTAAGGCCTTCAAAGTTTTCTTTTTCCTCTTCTTTTAAGTCCATTGCTGATGTTGAAACTAGTGTAACCACATTAAATGAAACTAATATGCATGTCATAACtaatactaaaaatataaatgttccATCTCATTTTAAGCTCAATAAAAGATCATTATTTTCTTCTACACTTCAAGTACTAAGTAATgaggaaataaaaaatagaaaagtTAAAAGAAAAGATAAAAAGACTAGATGTAAGCcaaagaaagaaaaagtaGGCTTCAAAATGGATGATTCCGAAAAAAATCAAGATATTAAAACTCGTAACTCAAAACCAATACTAAATGAATCTTTTATTACTTCAGATAAAGATATAAACGCCGTCCCAATATTGGTagataaaataacatacataGAAAGCAGAGATTTACTAGTAACGACTACTCGAGAACAAAGTTCTAAAATAGTACCAACAGAAGACATGGGAAATAAAAGCATGAATGACAGtgacaaaaatataacactTTCTATCGACTTAAAATTATGTCATAGGAAAGATAACAAAAATGtgcataaattaaaaaacattaGAAATTCTACTGTCAATTATCAACATCAAAGTAGTAACACGCCTTTATCAAGAAAACAACACTTTTCGTACGCTAATTCTTTAATCACATCAAATCAAGATCAAGTTCATTCAAGCAGAATTAATCCAATTAATACTTTGAAATATAACGATGATAAATTGAAACAGTCTGAAGAAACACCGAAGTCCAATCTTTTATCAGATTATAATAACCGTCATAATGAAATCAACCCTTTGAATGATGATAAGGAATCGTTATGTTTAAAGGATATTTACACATTTGCATCTACACATAGACTTAAAGCCAATAAGAAAAGAAGGAACAGGAGAGATATGACTGAACCGAACGCAACAGCCACTTTGTTTAGCTACCCTATTcctg ATTCAAAATATGTGGATAAACAGAATCAAAGTACTTCAGCGATGGTTGATAATAGTACATCAG gaATGTTTAATGCAACCTTCGAGTCTGCAATTCAAACTAATGAAGAACCGAGAAAAAAGGAAACAT tAATTGAGATTCAAAAAGATAAACAGATACATGTTTCTGTTTTGGGTGAACCAAAAATTGTTGTAGTCGGTGTTAATCTTGCCGCAGCTCCTG ATCATCGTAAAAAGAGGTCTAAAATGACGGCTTGTAAGGCAACAGAACAATCTGTTACATCGTTTCATCAGAGTGAACGATCTGACGAAAGCTCCCGGAAATCATTTGAAGACTCCCGAAACCGGGAAGAGAACATATTAAAAGCTTTCGTGGAACCTACACCAGGGGAATCGATACAAATCCCAACAAAACTACAGAATGAGAATCTGAAAACGTATTCCAATGATGAATGTTATCTGC CCCTGCTCATTTCAGCTGACAGAATATCTACATCGCCGGATTATCGTCTATCTTCATTCATGGATGAAAGCAGTTTTCAACACAAATTCACCCAAATGTTGTCATTCCCAAATACTGGATTTG CGGCATCTATATCCAATCGCGAGGGTCAGAAAGTTTCGGAAAAGATACCAAAATCAGTGATAAAAGCTGACCcgttattattatgtcaaaCGCATAAGAAACTTATAGTTTTACATTCGATAAACTTTACCATGAATCCTTTCACATCAACAAATAAGCCAAAACAAATCTCTGATGAtctaacaaataataaagctGAACCCATGACAGAGTCTATCAATAAAAATGTAAGATATCATACTAAACGAAAGTCAAATCGAATAGATTTGAAaagatttgataaaaaaatcaaattcgACAAACTCTTAGCTGCTAAGGTTGAACCtgataaaatgtttattcCGTCAAAACTAGGAACCGATCCAATAGTCGCAAGGCTAAAAGCCACAAACAGGATTCGTAAGAATAAAATGGCATCACGCAGGGTTATGTTACGCAGTACCAAATTGCGTTCGGACCGAAAAAAACTTGCGCAATTATTTGGCAAACGAAGATCAGTGGTGGAGGTGGTAGCGGCGGCGGTGCCCCCCGCGGCCGGCGCGCCCACCGCCGTCGACGAGGAGGAGTGGGAGTTCGAGgaggaagaggaagaagagTGGCCTCACCCACCCTGGCTGCCTCACCCGGAACCAATATTCAAAACCAACGTTGAATTTCTCAACTCTTTCTTCACAACCCACAAAGCTGAGCTCATCCGGTTCGCTTTGAACAAATCGTTTATCGATCTCAGAACTCAGATGAAACGTATTCACCTGTACCAGCATAATTTGAAGGAGCTGAGCATCATGATGTCTGAGGGTGTGACTGAGCTGGAGGTGTTGAAGGAGCCGGAGAGTATAATTCCGTCAGCTGTGATGGGGTTTGGTCAGCCGGCCGTGCCGCCGCCACCGACGGGGCACCGCGGCTGCATTCAGCGCCAGAGGGCGCTGGAGACCAACCTGGACGCCGTCACCACCCTCTTCACTTGCGACCGCGCCGACACCTGCTCGTGCAACTCACACTCCAACCTCATCGGAAAACGGTTGATCCTAAATCTGGATTCTATGAACACCATGTTCACCAGCTGCAAGCCTAACCTCAAGGCGTGTGTGTGCGGCCCTCCCCCGGACAACAGGTACAAGCAGTGGCCGATCTACAGCCTGACTGAGATCAAAACTTACCGTGGGTTTGGAGATAAATTTGGCCTGAAGGAGGCGGCAGAAAGTTTGTCATCTGAAGATGAAG AGAGTGATACAGAATCATCGGATTCATCTTGTGATCTATGTTCAGAACCATCGgaacataaaattacaaataaagtaGATGATTCAGTGCCAAATAAAGAGCAAAAGATCAAAAAAAGAGTAACATACTGCTTGCCTGATGAAGATGAGAgcataaataatgaaaacg AGACTCAAAATACTACGACCACCACAAGATATCagcataaaataattaaatcattcCATAACGTGAAAAAGAAATCAAAAGAACAAAATATATGGGATATTCCCAACTTAAAGTTAAACCCCTTTCCAA ttATTGAAGTCGAAACAATGTTCATGAAATCACTTCGGTCCCAGTTGACTAAGAAAAATTTCCAAG GTAGGCCCAGAATAAAACGGCTTCTTTACCCTGCTTGA
- the LOC105382734 gene encoding uncharacterized protein LOC105382734 isoform X4, with protein MDESKHSLGESTTGDKINEHNDSKQFDKVMEERIENVPQEHRKKRLQGSKLPVFYSSNSSVDHSGHTLGANKKKRKSIEDAHLGKKTKPTRIPRPKKCITRKSSIHSLQKHVEEAEKNVVRVHRLCLCSEPTSSRPIPNITSTYRRTIASEQINDWLRENVSNPNMVPRGATNSAHSYIDDTNLGSTGAPEYYLDVKTINSKLLHKCAKKQKTNTTRENEVEPIRQDQDLETKTAENTKNINEKKASIETVPSEVEQNTTDFERDGHVIDVVGSSWTETGIENREDDLTEKPSDYSDCYQQRYETPITAFMAETCNTSIKNNVSHERSNYSGQSRFSKFKYKCWYCRQNGNGEGSIFRRRNNTRGINRRRFNFNFMKARTVSHNWIKRRPFYKTFNQKSVWKEIGSQTPAACLRDRSINCYILNTKSRVSAYVVKKASPVISAAISLGDPQSLVSSNETLDSNMNNATEIILSDETSKNMESLQLSTKSHSDEIERNISSDNEDNLVRSTHEDFEDITTENFLTLSNQEITTSSNENLKMNGSPTAYSKNTSIDLAITNIPLFIEKPLVIHNSMEQTNSSLINSTPLAPDIVLPLCHDISCNKVFCKPSMSNEPIKAENPQLTVEKHEIEPYDSTLEKANEANFLIIPDCRNKSITVIPEIADKSTNMFVEANDMELRPSKFSFSSSFKSIADVETSVTTLNETNMHVITNTKNINVPSHFKLNKRSLFSSTLQVLSNEEIKNRKVKRKDKKTRCKPKKEKVGFKMDDSEKNQDIKTRNSKPILNESFITSDKDINAVPILVDKITYIESRDLLVTTTREQSSKIVPTEDMGNKSMNDSDKNITLSIDLKLCHRKDNKNVHKLKNIRNSTVNYQHQSSNTPLSRKQHFSYANSLITSNQDQVHSSRINPINTLKYNDDKLKQSEETPKSNLLSDYNNRHNEINPLNDDKESLCLKDIYTFASTHRLKANKKRRNRRDMTEPNATATLFSYPIPDSKYVDKQNQSTSAMVDNSTSGMFNATFESAIQTNEEPRKKETLIEIQKDKQIHVSVLGEPKIVVVGVNLAAAPDHRKKRSKMTACKATEQSVTSFHQSERSDESSRKSFEDSRNREENILKAFVEPTPGESIQIPTKLQNENLKTYSNDECYLPLLISADRISTSPDYRLSSFMDESSFQHKFTQMLSFPNTGFAASISNREGQKVSEKIPKSVIKADPLLLCQTHKKLIVLHSINFTMNPFTSTNKPKQISDDLTNNKAEPMTESINKNVRYHTKRKSNRIDLKRFDKKIKFDKLLAAKVEPDKMFIPSKLGTDPIVARLKATNRIRKNKMASRRVMLRSTKLRSDRKKLAQLFGKRRSVVEVVAAAVPPAAGAPTAVDEEEWEFEEEEEEEWPHPPWLPHPEPIFKTNVEFLNSFFTTHKAELIRFALNKSFIDLRTQMKRIHLYQHNLKELSIMMSEGVTELEVLKEPESIIPSAVMGFGQPAVPPPPTGHRGCIQRQRALETNLDAVTTLFTCDRADTCSCNSHSNLIGKRLILNLDSMNTMFTSCKPNLKACVCGPPPDNRYKQWPIYSLTEIKTYRGFGDKFGLKEAAESLSSEDEESDTESSDSSCDLCSEPSEHKITNKVDDSVPNKEQKIKKRVTYCLPDEDESINNENETQNTTTTTRYQHKIIKSFHNVKKKSKEQNIWDIPNLKLNPFPIIEVETMFMKSLRSQLTKKNFQETERERECYCRQKSKSVQFNTAECTPRIFSDIKTTTTAALTSRWCLPIPHACPVGNPYCTYLYGEPRCVVHEPNCDVTIQRIHMESVSTDNSPVVQDSSCQCRLLVPRKKQPIKQLVDKTTYCEQRRRRVAKLRTSDDLLNQVLPGSYDAVAVTKKSVGKPVVSNASTSTDKGTSKPKPQPDVVKISANMSSRGTQQKCHQSHTNRSNIKRAETSKCCQTVELCPTYSSVDLAQDEDRETLRSVYCLLSAIDGRVRRMNNTLHLRL; from the exons ATGGATGAAAGCAAACACAGTTTAGGGGAATCCACTACAGGCgacaaaataaatgaacacAATGACTCCAAACAGTTCGACAAAGTTATGGAGGAACGAATAGAAAATG TTCCACAAGAACACAGGAAGAAGCGATTACAGGGAAGCAAATTACCAGTATTTTATAGCTCAAATTCTTCTGTTGATCATTCAG gCCACACTTTGGgggcaaacaaaaaaaaaagaaaaagcatAGAAGACGCGC ATTTAGGTAAAAAGACAAAGCCAACTCGTATACCGCGTCCAAAAAAGTGTATAACACGAAAATCATCGATACATTCCTTACAAAAACATGTTGAAGAGGCTGAGAAAAACGTGGTGCGAGTCCATCGACTCTGTCTGTGCTCGG AGCCAACCAGCTCGCGGCCGATCCCCAACATCACCAGCACTTACAGAAGAACAATAGCGAGCGAACAAATTAATG ATTGGTTGCGGGAAAATGTAAGCAATCCGAACATGGTGCCACGTGGAGCCACCAACTCAGCTCATAGCTACATTGATGACACTAATTTGGGCAGTACAG gtgCCCCAGAATATTACTTGGATGTAAAAACAATTAACTCAAAATTACTCCACAAATGTGCTAAAAAACAGAAAACTAATACCACAAGAGAAAATGAAGTGGAACCAATACGACAAG ACCAAGACCTCGAAACTAAAACCGCAGAAAATACCAAAAATATCAATGAAAAGAAAGCGTCGATTGAAACGGTGCCCTCAGAGGTTGAACAAAATACTACCGACTTCGAAAGAGATG GTCACGTGATAGACGTGGTAGGCAGCAGCTGGACCGAGACCGGCATCGAGAACCGCGAGGACGATCTCACTGAGAAGCCGAGTGACTACTCTGATTGCTATCAACAAC GGTATGAGACCCCGATTACTGCATTTATGGCCGAAACATGCAACACTtccattaaaaataatgtttccCACGAAAGATCTAACTATTCAG GCCAATCCCGTTTCTCAAAGTTCAAGTATAAATGCTGGTATTGTCGGCAAAATG gaaaTGGAGAAGGCAGCATATTCCGACGAAGAAACAATACAAGAGGTATCAATCGAAGGCGTTTCAATTTCAACTTCATGAAGGCTAGAACTGTATCGCATAATTGGATTAAAC gtCGTCCTTTCTACAAAACGTTTAATCAGAAATCTGTGTGGAAAGAGATCGGATCACAGACGCCAGCGGCTTGCCTCCGTGATAGAA GTATAAATTGTTACATTCTCAATACGAAATCAAGAGTTTCAGCATACGTTGTCAAGAAGGCCAGTCCTGTTATAAGTGCTGCGATATCACTAGGTGATCCACAATCTTTGG TTTCATCTAACGAAACATTAGATTCGAATATGAATAACGCAACTGAAATAATATTAAGCGATGAGACATCGAAAAATATGGAAAGTTTACAACTTTCTACAAAATCACATAGCGATGAAATAGAACGGAACATTTCCAGTGACAATGAAGATAACTTAGTAAGATCTACCCATGAAGATTTCGAAGATATAACAACGGAAAACTTCTTGACATTAAGTAACCAAGAAATCACAACATCCTCTaacgaaaatttaaaaatgaatggCAGCCCAACGGCTTATTCAAAAAATACTAGCATTGATTTAGCCATCACTAATATTCCtctatttattgaaaaacctTTAGTCATACACAACAGTATGGAACAAACCAACAGTTCTCTAATAAATTCAACTCCATTAGCTCCTGATATTGTGCTACCTTTATGCCATGATATTTCTTGTAACAAAGTATTTTGTAAACCTTCCATGAGCAATGAGCCTATCAAAGCAGAAAACCCTCAACTGACTGTTGAGAAACATGAAATAGAACCCTACGATTCCACATTGGAAAAAGCAAATGAAGCAAATTTTTTGATAATTCCTGATTGTCGAAATAAGAGCATTACAGTAATTCCAGAAATAGCAGATAAATCAACAAACATGTTTGTAGAAGCAAATGATATGGAATTAAGGCCTTCAAAGTTTTCTTTTTCCTCTTCTTTTAAGTCCATTGCTGATGTTGAAACTAGTGTAACCACATTAAATGAAACTAATATGCATGTCATAACtaatactaaaaatataaatgttccATCTCATTTTAAGCTCAATAAAAGATCATTATTTTCTTCTACACTTCAAGTACTAAGTAATgaggaaataaaaaatagaaaagtTAAAAGAAAAGATAAAAAGACTAGATGTAAGCcaaagaaagaaaaagtaGGCTTCAAAATGGATGATTCCGAAAAAAATCAAGATATTAAAACTCGTAACTCAAAACCAATACTAAATGAATCTTTTATTACTTCAGATAAAGATATAAACGCCGTCCCAATATTGGTagataaaataacatacataGAAAGCAGAGATTTACTAGTAACGACTACTCGAGAACAAAGTTCTAAAATAGTACCAACAGAAGACATGGGAAATAAAAGCATGAATGACAGtgacaaaaatataacactTTCTATCGACTTAAAATTATGTCATAGGAAAGATAACAAAAATGtgcataaattaaaaaacattaGAAATTCTACTGTCAATTATCAACATCAAAGTAGTAACACGCCTTTATCAAGAAAACAACACTTTTCGTACGCTAATTCTTTAATCACATCAAATCAAGATCAAGTTCATTCAAGCAGAATTAATCCAATTAATACTTTGAAATATAACGATGATAAATTGAAACAGTCTGAAGAAACACCGAAGTCCAATCTTTTATCAGATTATAATAACCGTCATAATGAAATCAACCCTTTGAATGATGATAAGGAATCGTTATGTTTAAAGGATATTTACACATTTGCATCTACACATAGACTTAAAGCCAATAAGAAAAGAAGGAACAGGAGAGATATGACTGAACCGAACGCAACAGCCACTTTGTTTAGCTACCCTATTcctg ATTCAAAATATGTGGATAAACAGAATCAAAGTACTTCAGCGATGGTTGATAATAGTACATCAG gaATGTTTAATGCAACCTTCGAGTCTGCAATTCAAACTAATGAAGAACCGAGAAAAAAGGAAACAT tAATTGAGATTCAAAAAGATAAACAGATACATGTTTCTGTTTTGGGTGAACCAAAAATTGTTGTAGTCGGTGTTAATCTTGCCGCAGCTCCTG ATCATCGTAAAAAGAGGTCTAAAATGACGGCTTGTAAGGCAACAGAACAATCTGTTACATCGTTTCATCAGAGTGAACGATCTGACGAAAGCTCCCGGAAATCATTTGAAGACTCCCGAAACCGGGAAGAGAACATATTAAAAGCTTTCGTGGAACCTACACCAGGGGAATCGATACAAATCCCAACAAAACTACAGAATGAGAATCTGAAAACGTATTCCAATGATGAATGTTATCTGC CCCTGCTCATTTCAGCTGACAGAATATCTACATCGCCGGATTATCGTCTATCTTCATTCATGGATGAAAGCAGTTTTCAACACAAATTCACCCAAATGTTGTCATTCCCAAATACTGGATTTG CGGCATCTATATCCAATCGCGAGGGTCAGAAAGTTTCGGAAAAGATACCAAAATCAGTGATAAAAGCTGACCcgttattattatgtcaaaCGCATAAGAAACTTATAGTTTTACATTCGATAAACTTTACCATGAATCCTTTCACATCAACAAATAAGCCAAAACAAATCTCTGATGAtctaacaaataataaagctGAACCCATGACAGAGTCTATCAATAAAAATGTAAGATATCATACTAAACGAAAGTCAAATCGAATAGATTTGAAaagatttgataaaaaaatcaaattcgACAAACTCTTAGCTGCTAAGGTTGAACCtgataaaatgtttattcCGTCAAAACTAGGAACCGATCCAATAGTCGCAAGGCTAAAAGCCACAAACAGGATTCGTAAGAATAAAATGGCATCACGCAGGGTTATGTTACGCAGTACCAAATTGCGTTCGGACCGAAAAAAACTTGCGCAATTATTTGGCAAACGAAGATCAGTGGTGGAGGTGGTAGCGGCGGCGGTGCCCCCCGCGGCCGGCGCGCCCACCGCCGTCGACGAGGAGGAGTGGGAGTTCGAGgaggaagaggaagaagagTGGCCTCACCCACCCTGGCTGCCTCACCCGGAACCAATATTCAAAACCAACGTTGAATTTCTCAACTCTTTCTTCACAACCCACAAAGCTGAGCTCATCCGGTTCGCTTTGAACAAATCGTTTATCGATCTCAGAACTCAGATGAAACGTATTCACCTGTACCAGCATAATTTGAAGGAGCTGAGCATCATGATGTCTGAGGGTGTGACTGAGCTGGAGGTGTTGAAGGAGCCGGAGAGTATAATTCCGTCAGCTGTGATGGGGTTTGGTCAGCCGGCCGTGCCGCCGCCACCGACGGGGCACCGCGGCTGCATTCAGCGCCAGAGGGCGCTGGAGACCAACCTGGACGCCGTCACCACCCTCTTCACTTGCGACCGCGCCGACACCTGCTCGTGCAACTCACACTCCAACCTCATCGGAAAACGGTTGATCCTAAATCTGGATTCTATGAACACCATGTTCACCAGCTGCAAGCCTAACCTCAAGGCGTGTGTGTGCGGCCCTCCCCCGGACAACAGGTACAAGCAGTGGCCGATCTACAGCCTGACTGAGATCAAAACTTACCGTGGGTTTGGAGATAAATTTGGCCTGAAGGAGGCGGCAGAAAGTTTGTCATCTGAAGATGAAG AGAGTGATACAGAATCATCGGATTCATCTTGTGATCTATGTTCAGAACCATCGgaacataaaattacaaataaagtaGATGATTCAGTGCCAAATAAAGAGCAAAAGATCAAAAAAAGAGTAACATACTGCTTGCCTGATGAAGATGAGAgcataaataatgaaaacg AGACTCAAAATACTACGACCACCACAAGATATCagcataaaataattaaatcattcCATAACGTGAAAAAGAAATCAAAAGAACAAAATATATGGGATATTCCCAACTTAAAGTTAAACCCCTTTCCAA ttATTGAAGTCGAAACAATGTTCATGAAATCACTTCGGTCCCAGTTGACTAAGAAAAATTTCCAAG AAACTGAACGGGAACGGGAGTGCTATTGTCGACAAAAATCAAAATCCGTTCAGTTCAACACTGCAGAGTGTACCCCGAGGATATTTTCAG ATATAAAAACGACTACAACTGCTGCCTTGACATCTCGGTGGTGTCTCCCGATCCCTCATGCTTGTCCTGTTGGTAATCCAT ATTGTACGTACCTGTACGGTGAGCCCCGATGTGTTGTGCATGAACCAAACTGTGATGTGACCATCCAGCGAATCCACATGGAGAGTGTGTCCACAGACAACTCACCCGTTGTGCAAGATAGCAGCTGCC AATGCCGCCTACTGGTGCCAAGAAAGAAGCAGCCAATAAAGCAGCTGGTGGACAAGACAACGTACTGCGAGCAACGTCGCCGACGCGTTGCCAAGCTGCGGACGTCAGATGACTTGCTCAACCAAGTGCTGCCGGGAAGCTATGATGCGGTCGCCGTGACGAAGAAGTCTGTGGGGAAACCGGTTGTGAGCAATGCGTCTACGTCCACAG ACAAGGGGACTTCAAAACCCAAGCCTCAACCAGACGTAGTGAAAATATCTGCAAACATGTCCAGTAGAGGGACGCAGCAAAAGTGCCACCAGTCTCACACAAACCGAAGCAACATCAAAAGGGCTGAGACTTCCAAGTGTTGTCAAACTGTTGAACTATGTCCCACCTATAGCAGTGTCGACCTGGCTCAAGATGAGGACAGGGAAACCCTGCGGTCTGTGTATTGTCTGTTGTCCGCCATTGATGGAAGAGTCCGACGAATGAACAACACTCTGCACTTACGGTTATag